In Deltaproteobacteria bacterium GWA2_45_12, one DNA window encodes the following:
- a CDS encoding UDP-N-acetylglucosamine 4,6-dehydratase (inverting): YNPKRLVIYSRDEMKQWEMAKKFEGDPRVVFIIGDVRDKDRLARALDGIDYVIHAAATKIVPTAEYNPFECVKTNIDGAMNLIDACIDRGIKRVVALSTDKASNPINLYGATKLASDKLFVAGNAYAGTHSTRFAVVRYGNVMGSRGSVIPFFMSLVDTGVLPITDARMTRFMITLEQGVELVWHALDDMQGGEIYVKKIPSMTILDIANAVAPGAKHKIIGIRPGEKIHEQMIGLEDAPHTYAYEDHYKILPMIHQWSTDPLRIKGGTKVEEGFMYTSDNNKIWMNVNELQGWIEANRKKIGAI, encoded by the coding sequence ATATAATCCCAAGCGATTGGTCATCTATTCCCGTGACGAAATGAAGCAGTGGGAGATGGCCAAGAAGTTTGAAGGAGACCCACGGGTAGTCTTCATTATTGGCGATGTTCGTGACAAGGACCGGTTGGCACGGGCACTGGACGGCATCGATTATGTGATTCACGCGGCAGCGACCAAAATTGTCCCGACAGCGGAATACAACCCGTTTGAATGCGTCAAGACCAACATTGACGGGGCGATGAACCTGATCGATGCCTGCATCGATCGTGGCATCAAGCGCGTGGTGGCCCTGTCGACAGACAAGGCCAGCAACCCGATCAATTTGTATGGAGCAACGAAACTTGCTTCCGATAAGCTGTTCGTTGCGGGCAATGCCTACGCCGGAACGCACAGTACCCGTTTTGCCGTGGTTCGCTACGGTAACGTGATGGGCTCTCGCGGCTCGGTCATTCCTTTCTTTATGTCCTTGGTGGACACAGGCGTTTTACCCATCACGGATGCTCGAATGACCCGCTTCATGATCACCCTTGAACAGGGGGTTGAGCTCGTCTGGCACGCGCTTGACGACATGCAAGGCGGCGAGATATATGTGAAAAAGATTCCATCCATGACTATCCTGGATATCGCGAATGCTGTTGCGCCGGGAGCCAAGCACAAGATCATCGGTATCCGTCCGGGAGAAAAGATTCATGAGCAGATGATCGGATTGGAGGATGCCCCCCATACTTACGCGTATGAGGATCACTACAAGATTCTTCCGATGATTCATCAATGGTCTACTGACCCCTTGCGCATCAAGGGTGGCACCAAGGTCGAGGAGGGGTTTATGTATACCTCGGACAACAACAAGATATGGATGAATGTGAATGAATTGCAGGGATGGATCGAAGCAAATCGTAAAAAGATCGGTGCGATCTGA
- a CDS encoding UDP-4-amino-4,6-dideoxy-N-acetyl-beta-L-altrosamine transaminase, giving the protein MIPYGKHHIDEEDIQAVVDVLKSGILTQGPAIEAFEQAIAGYVGVQYAVAVSSGTAALHLAALAAGVGPGTSLITSPITFVASANAGLYVGGRVVFADIDPDTINMSPLALREAIVRNPDARAVIPVHFAGLPCDMPTIKSLADQAGAVVIEDAAHALGALYPDGRRVGSCAYSLMTIFSFHPVKAIAAGEGGMITTNDEPTYRKLLRLRSHGINKLNDPFQLPEQAETDGVRDPWYYEMQELGFHYRISDMQCGLALSQLKKLDRFIARRLALVKKYDEAFAGMRNCRPAQAVGREQSGHHLYVLQIDFDSIGLSRGKLMQELKSRGIGSQVHYIPVPAHPHYRRLGFRPEDYPNAQKYYQKTLSIPLFYDLTDDQQEQVISSIKEMVG; this is encoded by the coding sequence ATGATCCCTTACGGAAAACACCATATTGATGAGGAAGACATCCAGGCAGTCGTGGATGTCTTGAAAAGTGGCATACTGACCCAAGGCCCTGCCATTGAGGCCTTCGAGCAGGCGATTGCTGGATATGTCGGTGTCCAATATGCGGTTGCGGTTTCAAGTGGCACAGCTGCGCTGCATCTTGCTGCCTTGGCAGCTGGTGTCGGCCCGGGAACATCGTTAATTACCAGCCCGATTACTTTTGTTGCCAGCGCCAATGCCGGGCTATATGTTGGCGGGCGTGTTGTTTTTGCAGACATTGACCCAGATACCATCAATATGTCTCCATTGGCTCTCAGAGAGGCTATTGTAAGAAACCCGGATGCGCGCGCAGTAATACCTGTGCACTTTGCCGGCCTGCCATGTGACATGCCGACAATCAAGTCGCTTGCCGACCAAGCCGGTGCAGTAGTGATTGAAGACGCCGCACACGCGCTAGGGGCGCTCTATCCAGACGGGCGGCGCGTTGGTTCCTGCGCATACTCGCTTATGACGATCTTTTCCTTCCACCCTGTCAAGGCGATCGCCGCAGGTGAGGGGGGTATGATCACAACCAACGATGAACCCACCTATCGCAAGCTCTTGCGTTTGCGTAGTCACGGCATTAACAAGCTCAATGACCCCTTTCAATTACCGGAGCAGGCAGAGACCGATGGTGTTCGTGACCCTTGGTATTACGAAATGCAGGAACTCGGCTTTCACTATCGCATCAGCGACATGCAATGCGGGCTCGCACTTTCGCAGCTAAAAAAACTTGACAGATTTATTGCTCGCCGACTTGCTCTGGTTAAGAAATACGATGAGGCGTTTGCTGGTATGCGTAATTGCCGCCCTGCTCAAGCTGTGGGGCGCGAGCAGAGTGGCCATCACCTCTATGTGCTCCAGATTGATTTTGACTCAATTGGTTTGAGCAGAGGGAAGCTAATGCAGGAACTTAAATCACGGGGAATTGGTAGCCAAGTGCATTACATCCCGGTGCCCGCCCACCCCCATTACCGCAGGCTTGGGTTCAGGCCAGAAGACTATCCAAATGCCCAGAAATATTATCAAAAAACGTTGAGCATTCCGCTCTTCTATGACCTGACGGATGACCAACAAGAACAGGTAATCTCATCTATCAAGGAAATGGTAGGGTGA
- a CDS encoding aldo/keto reductase, producing MYQGNGRVKLALGTVQFGLPYGIANQAGQVTRHEGKAILQLAADNGIDTLDTAIAYGESEQRLGEIGIQGWQIISKLPAIPNDCTDTLQWVAETVRGSLQRLNVKSLYGLLLHRPQQLMEKNGEDLYRALQQLKHDGLVQKIGISIYDPSELDILFDRFQLDLVQAPFNILDHRLIDTGWMNRLAAQGTELHVRSVLLQGLLLMSPTDRPKKFARWYRLWSDWDNWLSINRLTPLQACLCYALSFPQISKVIIGVDSLGQLNEILQAIQSQAPEIPVAIKTDDLDLLNPARWNTLT from the coding sequence ATCTATCAAGGAAATGGTAGGGTGAAGCTTGCCCTCGGCACGGTTCAATTCGGCCTACCCTACGGTATTGCCAATCAGGCTGGGCAAGTTACGCGGCACGAAGGAAAGGCCATCTTGCAACTAGCAGCAGACAATGGCATTGATACGCTTGATACAGCCATTGCTTACGGCGAAAGCGAGCAGAGACTTGGTGAGATTGGAATTCAGGGTTGGCAGATTATTTCAAAGTTGCCTGCTATCCCGAATGATTGCACAGATACCTTGCAATGGGTTGCGGAGACAGTCAGAGGTTCTTTGCAACGGCTGAATGTCAAAAGCCTCTACGGTTTGTTGCTACACCGCCCACAGCAGCTTATGGAAAAGAACGGTGAAGACCTTTATCGTGCCTTGCAACAGCTCAAACACGATGGCTTGGTTCAAAAAATAGGTATTTCGATTTACGATCCTTCAGAACTCGACATCCTTTTTGATCGTTTTCAACTCGATCTTGTCCAAGCACCATTCAATATTCTGGATCACCGCCTAATTGATACAGGCTGGATGAATCGTTTGGCGGCGCAGGGTACAGAATTGCATGTGCGTTCAGTATTACTTCAAGGATTGCTATTGATGTCACCAACTGATCGCCCCAAAAAATTCGCTCGTTGGTATCGGCTTTGGTCCGATTGGGATAACTGGCTAAGCATTAACAGGCTGACCCCTTTGCAAGCTTGTCTTTGTTACGCCCTATCGTTTCCCCAAATCAGCAAGGTCATCATTGGCGTTGACAGTCTTGGACAGCTAAATGAAATCCTTCAGGCGATACAAAGCCAAGCTCCTGAAATTCCCGTTGCGATTAAAACTGATGATCTTGATTTGTTAAATCCAGCGCGTTGGAACACGTTGACTTAG